The stretch of DNA AAAAAGTGTCAAAAAAATAGCGCACCCATCCGGGTCTAGTCATCATTAAAATGGTGGTTAGGCTCAGAACAGTGCGCCAACACGGCTCTAAAAATATTATGTTTTAATTATAGCAAACTAAAGGACAAATTAATAGTTTTTTGTTCAATAAGTCGCTAATCCACGACATAAAGCATCAAAGCGTACGCACCGACTCCCGTATGAGTCGCAATAATTGGGCTAGTGCGTGCGACCAACAAATCCGCTTGTGGCGCCACTTCCTGCATCAATTTACGTGGTGCCGCCGGGACTTGATCATCGCCCACATATGAGATGCCGGCCGCTTCAACCCGAGTCGTATCGGCTAACTCATTTAAAATTTGCGTCTGCGCTTTAATCAGTGCTTTCTTCCCACGACCACGTGTATATAATTTCAACTTGCCATCCACTAATTCAAAAACAAATTTCAATTTGATCAAATTAGTCACAACACCGGCAATCTTGGGGACACGACCACCTTTGACCAAATTATCTAGCGTATCGACAAACAAATAAACATGGGTCTGTTGTCGAATCACCGCAATCTTAGCTAGAATAGTTGCCATATCGGCACCACCGTGTGCCATCCGTGCCGCCGTCAGAACTTGAAAGGCCATCCCCCGATCCGCAGACTTAGAATCCACAACGGTCACTTGACCACTCGCTAACTGGGCCGCCTGACGCGCCGCATTAACGGTACCACTGAGGGTTTCTGTAATATGTAACGATAAGACCTGGCTCCCATCAGCGGTCAAGTTATCATAGCAGGTCACAAATTCACCAATCGGTGGCTGGCTGGTTGTTGGTAAAAGATCACTGGCTGCCATTTGGCGATCAAAATCAGCGCGTGAAATAGTCGTATCCGGGGCTAATTCGCCGCCAAAGCCGACTAATAAGGGCACAATCTGAATATCATATTGCTTAATCTCGGCAGCGGTTAATTGTACCGATGAATCTGTTACGATTTTGATGGTCATTTAGAATCACACTTTCAAGTTGTTTTGCCAGCAATTATAGCATGGTTCGGATGGCACACCAGTCAAAAGACTGATATCACAACGTTTAGGAGCTTTCATAACGAAGCAATCTAATGAATTTGATTATAAACTTTGTAAAACGAATACACGCCGTTACTAAAATGGCTTAATTTTTTTCAACTCAAAATCACGACTTTAGCGCGATGACATCA from Lactiplantibacillus brownii encodes:
- a CDS encoding DegV family protein, which encodes MTIKIVTDSSVQLTAAEIKQYDIQIVPLLVGFGGELAPDTTISRADFDRQMAASDLLPTTSQPPIGEFVTCYDNLTADGSQVLSLHITETLSGTVNAARQAAQLASGQVTVVDSKSADRGMAFQVLTAARMAHGGADMATILAKIAVIRQQTHVYLFVDTLDNLVKGGRVPKIAGVVTNLIKLKFVFELVDGKLKLYTRGRGKKALIKAQTQILNELADTTRVEAAGISYVGDDQVPAAPRKLMQEVAPQADLLVARTSPIIATHTGVGAYALMLYVVD